The Streptococcus mitis genome has a segment encoding these proteins:
- a CDS encoding MBL fold metallo-hydrolase, whose amino-acid sequence MKIHKTVNPVAYENTYYLEGEKHLIVVDPGSHWETIRQTIENINKPICAILLTHAHYDHIMSLDLVRETFGNPPVYIAESEASWLYTPVDNLSGLPRHDDMADVIAKPAEHTFIFHEEYQLEEFHFTVLPTPGHSIGGVSIVFPQAHLVLTGDALFRETIGRTDLPTGSMEQLLHSIQTQLFTLPNYDVYPGHGPATTIAHEKTFNPFF is encoded by the coding sequence ATGAAAATCCATAAAACTGTGAATCCTGTTGCCTATGAAAACACCTATTACCTAGAAGGTGAAAAACACCTCATCGTCGTCGATCCTGGTAGCCATTGGGAAACCATTCGTCAGACAATAGAGAACATCAACAAACCTATCTGTGCTATTCTCTTGACCCACGCTCATTATGACCATATCATGAGTCTGGACCTAGTTCGCGAGACTTTTGGCAATCCTCCTGTCTATATCGCAGAGAGTGAAGCCAGCTGGCTCTATACTCCCGTCGATAATCTCTCTGGGCTACCTCGGCACGATGATATGGCAGATGTGATCGCAAAGCCAGCTGAGCACACTTTTATCTTTCATGAGGAATATCAATTGGAGGAATTTCATTTCACCGTCTTACCAACACCAGGGCACTCTATCGGTGGTGTTTCTATCGTCTTTCCGCAAGCTCATTTGGTCTTGACAGGTGATGCTCTGTTCCGTGAAACAATCGGACGGACGGATCTTCCAACTGGTAGCATGGAACAACTCCTCCATAGTATCCAGACTCAACTCTTCACCCTACCAAACTACGATGTTTATCCAGGACATGGTCCAGCTACTACTATTGCTCACGAAAAGACCTTCAATCCTTTTTTCTAG
- a CDS encoding lipoprotein, with the protein MKKFLMMLSAILTVFVLASCGANKKDEKIEPSARQSSSTKEEQKETSTKSESQTSTSSSMATPSTTMEKKSETGKNLYEEVIERYNHYQALLSTGDRESLYEKLKQNKIFSEEYGYIFTLSTYDKPASLHYVFADLNNDGQDELIIGDKKYIGAIYYLENKQPKLLHTAYVASAGGFRSSLVIYENGQVRYADWQSTRPEMNLSLYAFDKDGVQKIKEGIFQIGGDQKPEKILEISSNELDLAKFEWKEFEPAN; encoded by the coding sequence ATGAAGAAATTTTTAATGATGCTTTCAGCCATTCTTACTGTTTTTGTTTTAGCATCTTGTGGCGCAAACAAAAAAGATGAAAAAATAGAACCTTCGGCAAGACAATCATCTTCTACCAAAGAGGAACAGAAGGAAACCTCTACGAAGTCAGAGAGTCAAACTAGTACGAGTTCTTCAATGGCAACACCGTCAACAACAATGGAAAAGAAAAGTGAAACAGGAAAAAATTTGTACGAGGAAGTAATAGAGCGGTACAATCACTATCAGGCTCTTTTAAGTACCGGTGACCGAGAATCCTTGTATGAAAAGTTGAAACAGAACAAAATTTTTTCTGAAGAGTATGGCTATATCTTTACACTAAGCACCTACGATAAACCAGCTAGTCTTCATTATGTGTTTGCTGATTTAAATAATGATGGTCAGGATGAATTGATTATTGGAGATAAAAAATATATAGGGGCCATTTACTATTTAGAGAATAAACAACCCAAGTTGCTTCATACAGCTTATGTAGCTTCTGCAGGTGGTTTTCGTTCCAGTTTAGTTATTTATGAAAACGGTCAAGTCAGATATGCAGACTGGCAGTCAACACGACCAGAAATGAACTTAAGTCTGTATGCTTTTGATAAAGACGGAGTACAGAAGATTAAAGAAGGAATCTTTCAAATTGGTGGTGATCAAAAGCCAGAGAAAATCTTAGAGATTTCTTCTAATGAACTTGATTTAGCTAAATTTGAATGGAAAGAATTTGAGCCAGCTAACTAA
- the pepO gene encoding endopeptidase PepO, with amino-acid sequence MTRYQDDFYDAINGEWQQTAEIPADKSQTGGFVDLDQEIEDLMLATTDKWLAGEEVPEDAILANFVKYHRLVRDFDKREADGITPVLPLLKEFQELETFADFTARLAEFELAGKPNFLPFGVSPDFMDARINVLWASAPSTILPDTTYYAEDHPQREELLTLWKESSANLLKAYDFSDAEIEDLLENRLELDRRIAAVVLSNEESSEYAKLYHPYAYEDFKKFAPALPLDDFFQAVLGQVPDKVIVDEERFWQAADQFYSEEAWPLLKATLILSVVNLSTSYLTEEIRVLSGAYSRALSGVPEAKDKVKAAYQLAQGPFKQALGLWYAHEKFSPEAKADVEKKVATMIDVYKERLAKNDWLTPETRDKAIVKLNVIKPYIGYPEELPERYKDKVVDETASLFDNALAFARVEIKHSWSKWNQPVDYKEWGMPAHMVNAYYNPQKNLIVFPAAILQAPFYDLHQSSSANYGGIGAVIAHEISHAFDTNGASFDENGSLKDWWTESDYAAFKEKTQKVIDQFDGQDSYGATINGKLTVSENVADLGGIAAALEAAKREADFSAEEFFYNFGRIWRMKGRPEFMKLLASVDVHAPAKLRVNVQVPNFDDFFTTYDVKEGDGMWRSPENRVIIW; translated from the coding sequence ATGACACGTTATCAAGATGATTTTTATGATGCAATCAATGGAGAATGGCAACAGACAGCTGAAATCCCAGCAGATAAGTCTCAAACGGGAGGTTTTGTTGATTTAGACCAAGAAATTGAAGACTTGATGTTGGCGACAACAGACAAGTGGTTGGCAGGTGAAGAGGTGCCTGAGGATGCTATCTTGGCAAACTTTGTCAAATACCACCGCCTAGTTCGTGATTTTGACAAGAGAGAAGCTGACGGTATCACACCTGTCTTACCACTCCTTAAAGAATTCCAAGAATTGGAGACTTTTGCGGATTTTACAGCTAGACTAGCAGAGTTTGAACTTGCAGGAAAACCTAACTTCCTTCCTTTTGGTGTATCGCCAGACTTTATGGATGCCAGAATCAACGTTTTATGGGCAAGTGCTCCAAGCACAATCCTGCCAGATACGACCTACTATGCAGAAGACCATCCTCAGCGCGAAGAGCTCTTGACTCTTTGGAAAGAAAGCAGCGCAAATCTCCTCAAGGCTTATGATTTCTCTGATGCAGAAATTGAAGACTTGCTTGAGAATAGATTAGAATTGGACCGCCGAATTGCAGCAGTGGTGCTCTCTAATGAAGAAAGTTCAGAGTATGCTAAACTCTACCATCCATATGCTTACGAAGATTTCAAGAAATTCGCACCTGCCCTACCTTTGGATGACTTCTTCCAAGCCGTTCTTGGACAAGTACCAGACAAGGTTATCGTAGACGAGGAACGTTTCTGGCAAGCAGCAGATCAATTCTATAGTGAAGAGGCATGGCCTCTCCTCAAGGCAACCTTAATTTTAAGTGTTGTGAATCTCTCAACCAGCTATTTAACAGAAGAAATCCGTGTCTTGTCAGGTGCCTATAGTCGTGCGCTTTCAGGAGTTCCAGAAGCTAAAGACAAGGTCAAGGCAGCTTATCAACTAGCACAAGGTCCTTTCAAACAAGCCTTGGGTCTCTGGTATGCCCATGAAAAATTCTCTCCAGAAGCTAAGGCAGACGTGGAGAAAAAAGTGGCAACTATGATTGATGTCTATAAGGAACGTTTGGCTAAAAATGACTGGCTGACTCCAGAAACTCGTGACAAGGCCATCGTCAAACTCAATGTTATCAAGCCTTATATCGGTTACCCAGAAGAATTACCAGAACGCTACAAGGACAAGGTAGTGGATGAGACTGCTAGTCTTTTTGACAATGCTCTAGCCTTTGCGCGTGTGGAAATCAAACACAGTTGGAGCAAGTGGAATCAGCCTGTAGATTACAAGGAATGGGGCATGCCTGCTCATATGGTCAATGCCTACTACAATCCACAGAAGAACCTAATTGTCTTCCCAGCGGCCATTTTACAAGCACCTTTCTATGACTTGCATCAGTCATCTTCTGCTAACTACGGGGGTATCGGAGCGGTTATTGCCCATGAAATTTCCCACGCCTTTGATACCAACGGAGCGTCCTTTGATGAAAATGGTAGCCTCAAGGATTGGTGGACTGAGAGCGACTATGCTGCCTTCAAGGAGAAAACACAAAAAGTTATTGACCAATTTGATGGACAAGATTCTTATGGAGCAACCATTAACGGTAAATTGACTGTGTCAGAAAACGTGGCTGACTTGGGAGGAATCGCTGCAGCGCTTGAAGCAGCTAAGAGAGAAGCAGACTTCTCAGCAGAAGAATTCTTCTACAACTTCGGTCGCATCTGGCGCATGAAAGGTCGTCCAGAATTTATGAAACTTTTGGCTAGTGTCGATGTACACGCACCAGCCAAACTCCGTGTCAATGTACAAGTACCAAACTTCGATGATTTCTTTACAACCTATGATGTCAAAGAAGGAGACGGTATGTGGCGTTCACCAGAAAATCGCGTCATTATTTGGTAA
- a CDS encoding metal ABC transporter ATP-binding protein, giving the protein MIRIENLSVSYKETLALKDISLVLHGPTITGIIGPNGAGKSTLLKGMLGIIPHQGQAFLDDKEVKKSLHRIAYVEQKINIDYNFPIKVKECVSLGLFPSIPLFRSLKAKHWKKVQEALEIVGLADYAERQISQLSGGQFQRVLIARCLVQEADYILLDEPFVGIDSVSEEIIMNTLRDLKKAGKTVLIVHHDLSKVPHYFDQVLLVNREVIAFGPTKETFTEANLKEAYGNRLFFNGGDL; this is encoded by the coding sequence ATGATACGTATCGAAAACCTCAGTGTCTCCTACAAAGAAACGTTGGCACTTAAGGATATTTCACTAGTGCTCCATGGACCAACAATTACCGGTATTATTGGTCCAAACGGTGCTGGAAAATCAACATTATTAAAAGGGATGCTGGGAATTATCCCACATCAAGGTCAGGCATTTCTCGATGACAAGGAAGTTAAAAAATCCTTACATCGAATCGCCTATGTCGAACAAAAAATCAATATCGACTACAACTTTCCCATCAAGGTCAAGGAATGTGTCTCGTTAGGACTCTTTCCCTCTATCCCTCTCTTTCGAAGTTTAAAGGCTAAACATTGGAAGAAAGTGCAAGAAGCCCTTGAAATCGTCGGTCTAGCTGACTATGCTGAACGGCAAATCAGTCAACTGTCTGGAGGTCAATTCCAGCGGGTCTTGATTGCCAGATGTTTGGTGCAGGAAGCCGACTATATCCTCTTGGATGAACCCTTTGTTGGGATTGACTCTGTCAGTGAGGAAATCATCATGAATACGCTGAGAGATTTGAAAAAAGCTGGTAAGACGGTTCTCATCGTCCACCACGACCTCAGCAAGGTTCCCCACTACTTCGATCAAGTCTTGCTTGTCAATCGAGAAGTGATTGCCTTTGGTCCAACCAAAGAAACCTTTACCGAAGCCAATCTCAAAGAAGCTTACGGTAATCGACTCTTTTTCAATGGAGGTGACCTATGA
- a CDS encoding metal ABC transporter permease, which yields MIAEFIDGLQKFHFLQNALITAIVVGVVAGAVGCFIILRGMSLMGDAISHAVLPGVALSFILGVDFFIGAIVFGLLAAIIITYIKGNSIIKSDTAIGITFSSFLALGIILISVAKSSTDLFHILFGNILAVQDTDMFITMGVGAVILLLIWIFFKQLLITSFDELLAKAMGMPVNFYHYLLMVLLTLVSVTAMQSVGTILIVAMLITPAATAYLYANSLKSMIFLSSTFGATASVLGLFIGYSFNVAAGSSIVLTAASFFLISFFIAPKQRYLKLKNKHLLK from the coding sequence ATGATTGCAGAATTTATCGATGGATTGCAAAAATTCCATTTCTTACAAAATGCCTTGATAACAGCTATTGTCGTCGGGGTCGTAGCTGGAGCTGTAGGATGTTTCATCATCCTACGCGGGATGTCACTCATGGGAGATGCCATTTCACATGCTGTCTTACCAGGTGTAGCCCTCTCCTTCATCTTGGGCGTTGACTTCTTTATCGGAGCCATTGTCTTTGGATTGCTAGCTGCCATCATCATTACCTACATCAAGGGAAACTCGATTATCAAAAGCGATACCGCCATCGGCATTACCTTTTCTTCTTTCTTAGCCCTCGGTATCATCTTGATTAGTGTCGCTAAAAGTTCAACTGACCTTTTCCATATCCTTTTTGGTAATATCCTAGCCGTCCAAGATACGGATATGTTTATTACTATGGGTGTTGGGGCAGTCATTCTCTTGTTAATCTGGATTTTCTTCAAGCAACTCTTGATAACTTCCTTTGATGAACTCTTGGCTAAAGCCATGGGAATGCCTGTCAATTTCTATCACTACCTTCTCATGGTACTCTTGACTCTCGTGTCTGTGACAGCCATGCAAAGTGTCGGAACTATCCTGATTGTAGCCATGCTGATTACCCCAGCTGCAACTGCTTATCTGTATGCTAATAGCCTGAAAAGCATGATTTTCCTTTCCTCAACCTTTGGAGCTACTGCTTCGGTTTTGGGACTCTTTATCGGCTATAGCTTTAACGTTGCGGCAGGTTCTAGTATCGTGCTTACAGCTGCTAGTTTCTTTCTCATTAGCTTCTTTATCGCTCCAAAACAACGATATTTGAAACTGAAAAATAAACATTTGTTAAAATAA
- the psaA gene encoding metal ABC transporter substrate-binding lipoprotein/adhesin PsaA translates to MKKLGTLLVLFLSVIALVACTSGKKDAASGQKLKVVATNSIIADITKNIAGDKIDLHSIVPVGQDPHEYEPLPEDVKKTSQADLIFYNGINLETGGNAWFTKLVENAKKTENKDYFAVSEGVDVIYLEGQNEKGKEDPHAWLNLENGMIFAKNIAKQLSAKDPSNKEFYEKNLKEYTDKLDKLDKEAKEKFNNIPAEKKLIVTSEGCFKYFSKAYGVPSAYIWEINTEEEGTPEQIKTLVEKLRQTKVPSLFVESSVDDRPMKTVSQDTNIPIYAQIFTDSIAEQGKEGDSYYNMMKYNLDKIAEGLAK, encoded by the coding sequence ATGAAAAAATTAGGTACATTACTCGTTCTCTTTCTTTCCGTCATTGCTCTTGTAGCATGTACTAGTGGAAAAAAAGATGCAGCTTCTGGTCAAAAACTAAAAGTTGTTGCTACAAACTCAATCATCGCTGATATTACTAAAAATATTGCTGGTGACAAGATTGATCTTCACAGTATCGTTCCTGTTGGTCAAGACCCACATGAATACGAACCACTCCCTGAAGACGTTAAGAAAACTTCTCAAGCTGATTTGATTTTCTATAACGGGATCAACCTTGAAACAGGTGGTAATGCTTGGTTTACAAAATTGGTAGAAAATGCCAAGAAAACTGAAAACAAAGACTACTTTGCAGTCAGCGAAGGCGTTGATGTTATCTACCTTGAAGGTCAAAATGAAAAAGGTAAAGAAGACCCACACGCTTGGCTTAACCTTGAAAACGGGATGATCTTTGCTAAAAATATCGCAAAACAATTGAGCGCTAAAGACCCTAGCAACAAGGAATTCTACGAAAAAAATCTTAAAGAATATACTGATAAGCTAGACAAACTTGACAAGGAAGCTAAAGAGAAATTTAACAACATCCCTGCTGAGAAGAAATTGATCGTAACCAGCGAAGGATGCTTCAAATACTTCTCTAAAGCCTACGGCGTTCCAAGTGCCTATATCTGGGAAATCAACACAGAAGAAGAAGGAACTCCTGAACAAATCAAAACCTTGGTTGAAAAACTTCGCCAAACAAAAGTTCCTTCACTCTTTGTAGAATCAAGTGTGGATGACCGTCCAATGAAGACTGTTTCACAAGACACAAACATCCCAATCTACGCTCAAATCTTTACTGACTCTATCGCAGAACAAGGTAAAGAAGGCGACAGCTACTACAACATGATGAAATACAACCTTGATAAGATTGCTGAAGGATTGGCAAAATAA
- the tpx gene encoding thiol peroxidase, translating to MVTFLGNPVSFTGKQLQVGDKALDFLLITTDLSKKSLADFDGKKKVLSVVPSIDTGICSTQTRRFNEELAGLDNTVVLTVSMDLPFAQKRWCGAEGIENAIMLSDYFDHSFGRDYALLINEWHLLARAVFVLDTDNTIRYVEYVDNINSEPNFEAAIAAAKELN from the coding sequence ATGGTAACTTTTCTCGGAAATCCTGTGAGCTTTACAGGTAAACAACTACAAGTCGGCGACAAGGCACTTGATTTTTTACTCATTACAACAGACCTTTCTAAAAAATCTCTGGCTGATTTTGATGGGAAGAAAAAAGTCTTGAGTGTCGTGCCTTCTATCGATACAGGTATCTGCTCAACTCAAACGCGTCGTTTTAATGAAGAACTGGCTGGACTGGATAATACGGTTGTCTTGACTGTTTCCATGGACCTCCCTTTTGCCCAAAAACGTTGGTGCGGTGCTGAAGGTATTGAAAATGCCATCATGCTCTCAGACTATTTCGACCATTCCTTTGGACGTGATTATGCCCTCTTAATCAATGAGTGGCACTTATTGGCACGCGCAGTCTTTGTCCTCGATACTGACAATACTATTCGCTACGTTGAATACGTGGACAATATCAACTCTGAACCAAACTTCGAAGCCGCAATTGCAGCTGCTAAAGAACTAAATTAG
- a CDS encoding metal-dependent transcriptional regulator gives MTPNKEDYLKCIYEIGIDLHKITNKEIAARMQVSPPAVTEMIKRMKSENLILKDKECGYLLTDLGLKLVSELYRKHRLIEVFLVHHLDYTSDQIHEEAEVLEHTVSELFVERLEKLLGFPKTCPHGGTIPAKGELLVEINNLPLADIKEAGAYRLTRVHDSFDILNYLDKHSLHIGDHIQVQQFDGFSNTFTILSKDEDLQVSMDIAKQLYVEKID, from the coding sequence ATGACCCCGAATAAAGAAGATTATCTAAAGTGTATTTATGAAATTGGCATAGATTTGCATAAGATTACCAACAAGGAAATTGCTGCCCGCATGCAAGTCTCTCCCCCTGCCGTAACTGAAATGATTAAACGGATGAAGAGTGAAAATCTCATCCTCAAGGACAAGGAATGTGGATATCTACTGACGGACCTTGGACTCAAACTGGTCTCAGAGCTCTACCGTAAGCATCGCTTGATTGAAGTTTTTCTAGTCCATCATTTAGACTATACAAGTGACCAGATTCACGAGGAAGCTGAGGTCTTGGAGCATACTGTCTCTGAGCTATTCGTGGAGAGACTAGAAAAATTACTTGGATTCCCCAAGACCTGCCCTCACGGAGGAACTATTCCTGCCAAGGGAGAACTCTTAGTTGAAATCAATAACCTCCCACTAGCTGATATCAAGGAAGCTGGCGCCTACCGCCTGACTCGGGTGCATGATAGTTTTGACATTCTCAATTATTTGGATAAGCACTCACTTCACATCGGTGACCATATCCAAGTCCAGCAGTTTGATGGCTTCAGCAATACCTTCACTATCCTTAGTAAAGACGAGGATTTACAAGTAAGTATGGACATTGCCAAACAACTCTATGTCGAAAAAATCGACTAA
- a CDS encoding nicotinamide mononucleotide transporter — MKKSLKIFATSKWFDLFGVALVVGIAIASGYLNSRLDKFVDWGPWTALVPFGLISVTNVGISMLSTRFTGKLSKWGNYFGIVNTILSGTIDYILGNKAAIITYPVTFLIYTFAIKKWEASQEGRPNQMSQKQVKLAAIIISIIAFLFAFVTNYIGYGGKMNLLAYVTTIAFALSLIANAFNALKLTTQWGFWLIYNFVQLTKAGIQGNFANIGKYIFYILNAIGALFVWNDEEVEQ, encoded by the coding sequence ATGAAAAAATCACTAAAAATTTTTGCTACATCTAAATGGTTTGACCTCTTCGGGGTTGCTTTGGTCGTTGGGATTGCGATTGCATCTGGTTACCTCAACTCCCGTCTCGACAAATTCGTAGACTGGGGACCATGGACTGCCCTTGTACCCTTTGGATTGATTTCCGTAACTAACGTTGGGATTTCCATGTTATCCACTCGTTTCACAGGAAAATTAAGCAAATGGGGAAATTACTTTGGTATTGTCAATACGATCTTATCTGGTACCATTGATTATATCCTTGGAAATAAGGCGGCCATCATTACCTATCCCGTCACCTTCCTCATTTATACCTTTGCTATTAAGAAATGGGAAGCTTCGCAAGAAGGCAGACCCAACCAAATGAGCCAAAAACAGGTAAAATTGGCAGCCATCATCATTTCCATCATCGCCTTCCTCTTTGCCTTTGTGACCAACTATATCGGCTATGGAGGAAAGATGAATCTCCTTGCCTACGTAACAACTATTGCCTTTGCACTGTCTCTCATTGCCAACGCTTTTAACGCATTGAAACTAACAACCCAGTGGGGCTTTTGGTTGATTTACAATTTCGTTCAGCTGACAAAAGCTGGTATTCAAGGGAATTTTGCCAATATCGGAAAATACATCTTTTATATCCTCAATGCAATCGGAGCTTTATTTGTCTGGAATGATGAAGAGGTGGAACAATAA
- the dtd gene encoding D-aminoacyl-tRNA deacylase, translating to MKIIIQRVTKAQVSIQGQIQGKINQGLLLLVGVGPEDQEEDLDYAVRKLVNMRIFSDAEGKMNLSVKDIEGEILSISQFTLFADTKKGNRPAFTGAAKPDMASDFYDAFNQKLAQEVPVQTGIFGADMQVELVNDGPVTIILDTKNR from the coding sequence ATGAAAATCATTATCCAACGGGTTACAAAAGCCCAAGTGAGTATTCAAGGTCAGATTCAGGGAAAAATCAATCAGGGGCTCCTATTGCTGGTTGGTGTTGGACCAGAGGATCAAGAGGAAGATTTGGACTATGCTGTGAGAAAATTGGTCAACATGCGGATTTTTTCAGACGCAGAAGGCAAGATGAACCTGTCTGTTAAGGATATTGAAGGAGAAATCCTCTCCATTTCTCAGTTTACCCTCTTTGCGGATACTAAGAAAGGCAATCGTCCAGCCTTTACAGGGGCAGCTAAGCCTGATATGGCATCAGACTTCTATGATGCTTTCAATCAAAAATTAGCGCAAGAAGTGCCCGTTCAGACAGGCATTTTTGGAGCGGATATGCAAGTTGAGCTGGTCAATGACGGACCAGTCACCATTATCCTTGATACTAAAAATAGATAA
- a CDS encoding RelA/SpoT family protein, with protein sequence MPKEVNLTGDEVVALTQKYLSKEDVAFVHKALIYAVECHSGQYRKSGEPYIIHPIQVAGILAKLKLDAVTVACGFLHDVVEDTDATLDDLEREFGPDVRVIVDGVTKLGKVEYKSIEEQLAENHRKMLMAMSEDIRVILVKLSDRLHNMRTLKHLRKDKQERISKETMEIYAPLAHRLGISSVKWELEDLSFRYLNPTEFYKITHMMKEKRREREALVDEVVTKLEEYTTDRHLNGKIYGRPKHIYSIFRKMQDKRKRFEEIYDLIAIRCILDTQSDVYAMLGYVHELWKPMPGRFKDYIANRKANGYQSIHTTVYGPKGPIEFQIRTKEMHEVAEYGVAAHWAYKKGIKGQVNSKESAIGMNWIKEMMELQDQADDAKEFVDSVKENYLAEEIYVFTPDGAVRSLPKDSGPIDFAYEIHTKVGEKATGAKVNGRMVPLTTKLKTGDQVEIVTNPNSFGPSRDWLNMVKTSKARNKIRQFFKNQDKELSVNKGREMLMAQFQENGYVANKFMDKRHMDQVLQKTSYKTEESLFAAIGFGEIGAITVFNRLTEKERREEERAKAKAEAEELVKGGEVKVENKETLKVKHEGGVVIEGASGLLVRIAKCCNPVPGDDIVGYITKGRGVAIHRVDCMNLRAQENYEQRLLDVEWEDQYSNSNKEYMAHVDIYGLNRTGLLNDVLQVLSNTTKNISTVNAQPTKDMKFANIHVSFGIANLSTLTTVVDKIKSVPEVYSVKRTNG encoded by the coding sequence ATGCCGAAAGAAGTGAATTTGACGGGCGATGAGGTTGTCGCTTTAACGCAAAAATATTTATCAAAAGAAGATGTTGCTTTTGTACATAAAGCCTTGATTTACGCCGTTGAATGCCATAGTGGTCAATATCGTAAATCAGGTGAACCTTATATTATTCACCCTATCCAAGTGGCAGGGATTTTAGCCAAACTTAAGCTAGATGCCGTAACGGTTGCCTGTGGTTTCTTGCATGATGTGGTAGAAGATACAGATGCGACCTTGGATGATTTGGAGAGAGAGTTTGGCCCTGATGTGCGGGTAATCGTTGATGGGGTTACCAAGCTTGGTAAGGTCGAGTACAAATCAATCGAGGAACAATTAGCGGAAAATCATCGCAAGATGCTTATGGCTATGTCTGAGGACATCCGCGTTATTTTGGTCAAACTGTCTGACCGCTTGCACAATATGCGGACCCTGAAACACCTTCGAAAAGACAAGCAGGAGCGTATTTCCAAAGAAACTATGGAAATCTATGCACCTCTTGCTCACCGTCTGGGGATTTCTAGCGTCAAATGGGAATTGGAAGACTTATCTTTCCGTTATCTCAACCCAACGGAGTTTTACAAGATTACCCATATGATGAAGGAAAAACGCAGAGAGCGTGAAGCCTTGGTGGATGAGGTGGTCACAAAATTAGAGGAATATACGACAGATCGTCATCTAAATGGGAAGATTTACGGTCGTCCCAAGCATATTTACTCGATTTTCCGCAAAATGCAGGATAAGAGAAAACGTTTTGAGGAAATCTATGACCTGATTGCCATTCGTTGTATTTTGGATACCCAAAGTGATGTTTATGCCATGCTTGGTTATGTGCATGAACTTTGGAAACCAATGCCAGGTCGTTTCAAAGACTATATCGCTAACCGCAAGGCCAATGGCTACCAGTCTATCCATACGACTGTTTATGGGCCAAAAGGGCCGATTGAGTTCCAGATTCGGACCAAGGAAATGCATGAGGTGGCTGAGTACGGGGTTGCAGCTCACTGGGCTTATAAGAAGGGCATCAAGGGGCAGGTTAACAGCAAGGAATCTGCTATTGGGATGAACTGGATCAAGGAGATGATGGAGCTCCAAGACCAGGCTGATGATGCTAAGGAATTTGTGGATTCAGTTAAGGAAAACTATCTGGCTGAGGAGATTTACGTCTTTACCCCAGATGGAGCTGTCCGTTCCCTTCCAAAAGATTCAGGACCGATTGACTTTGCCTACGAAATCCATACAAAAGTCGGTGAAAAAGCGACGGGTGCCAAGGTCAATGGCCGTATGGTTCCTCTGACAACTAAGCTCAAGACAGGGGATCAGGTTGAAATTGTCACCAACCCGAACTCCTTTGGACCTAGCCGTGACTGGCTCAATATGGTCAAGACCAGCAAGGCCCGCAACAAGATCCGTCAGTTCTTTAAAAATCAAGATAAGGAATTGTCTGTCAACAAGGGTCGTGAAATGCTGATGGCTCAGTTCCAAGAAAATGGCTATGTGGCCAATAAATTCATGGACAAGCGTCATATGGACCAAGTTCTGCAAAAGACCAGCTACAAGACAGAAGAATCTCTCTTTGCCGCCATTGGTTTTGGCGAAATCGGTGCTATTACTGTCTTTAACCGTCTGACTGAAAAGGAACGCCGTGAAGAAGAACGTGCCAAGGCCAAGGCGGAGGCAGAAGAACTTGTCAAAGGTGGCGAAGTCAAGGTTGAAAACAAAGAAACCCTCAAGGTTAAGCATGAGGGTGGAGTGGTCATTGAAGGTGCCTCAGGTCTCCTAGTGCGGATTGCCAAGTGTTGTAATCCTGTTCCTGGTGACGATATTGTCGGCTACATTACCAAGGGTCGTGGTGTGGCTATTCACCGTGTGGACTGTATGAACCTGCGCGCCCAAGAAAACTACGAGCAACGTCTCCTTGATGTGGAGTGGGAAGACCAGTATTCAAACTCAAATAAGGAGTATATGGCCCATGTCGATATCTATGGTCTCAACCGTACAGGACTGTTGAACGATGTGTTGCAAGTTCTATCAAACACAACCAAGAATATTTCAACGGTCAATGCCCAACCAACCAAGGATATGAAGTTTGCTAATATCCATGTGTCCTTTGGCATTGCCAACCTCTCGACGCTGACCACGGTCGTGGACAAGATTAAGAGTGTGCCAGAAGTTTACTCTGTCAAACGGACTAACGGTTAA